The following nucleotide sequence is from Pedobacter sp. PACM 27299.
CGCCAACACCGGCTTTTCCTTTCAGCTCCGTGAAGAACTCCTGAAAGGCTTGTAAAACTTCAATCGTCACCGATTGTCCGGCTTGTAACTGCAATAATTCTGCACTATGAAAAAGCGTTTGCTGGAACTTCTTGGTAAAGATGCCCCAGGCTACACTTGGCAATGCCGCACCTGCTCCACCAGCCAGATAATCTTCCATCGACTCCACCTGTGAGCGGATCACTGGAAAAATCACGCGGTGCTGCTGGAAAAATGCAAATAAAGCACTGCGTTTATTGATCAGTTCAGGCTGGTTCAAAGGCTGGGCAAACATACCTTCCAGCACTTTCTCTCCACCCCTGGTTTGCAGGCGATTGAAAAAACTGTAAATTGATTGCTGTTTAAATTTTCCCTGCAAATTCAGATCTTCAATAGTTTGTTGATCTGCCGTAAGATTTTGCGGTGTCTTTTTCGCTTCTTTTTGATCACTGATCAGCTCTAGGACACCTTCATTATTGATGATGATCATCCCATGTCTGTCATCGGTAATTCCTGCTGTTAGCGTATAGGTATAAACTGGTTTGCCATTTTCCATTCGGGTAGGCAAATAGCGAAAAATCATGTTGCTGCATTTCTGCTGTAATACATCACCCGCTTCCATAATGTGTGTAGAAATCACAAATAGGGAATGTGGTTTACTGGCAAATGCTTCCATGATGGCAATTGTACCTTCATAAGCATCCTTCACATTGGTTCCACGAAACAGCTCATCGAACACGACAAACAGGTTCTTTTCGGCACCAAGTTCAACCGCTACTTTTTTCACCCTCAGCACTTCTGCATAGAAATGACTGGCGCCCATGGCCAGGTTATCCGGCAGGTTAATGGTGGTGTACATGCCATCACATACGGAAAACTCCATTTGCTTTGCCGCAATTGGAAAACCAAGGTGTGCCAGGTACATCGCAATGCTGAGTGATTTCATAAAGGTAGACTTGCCCGCCATATTAGCTCCGGTTAGGAATACAATATTGCTGTCGGGGGTCATCTCCAAAGCATTGGTCACTGGCTTATTCAGTAAAGGATGACCTAGACCTTCCAGTTTTAAACGGTTGGCATCACGCTTTAATGCAGTAGCAAAGCTGTAACCTCGTTCCTCAGCTACCCTGGCGATAGAAATATATACATCCAGGTGGTAAATGTGCTGCAGGATTTTCTCCATTAGCGGACGCTGCTGAAAGCGTAAAATATTGTCGTATTCTACAATTTTACCGGAGGAGATTTTTCCTTTTCCATGGTCTGCAAAGATAATTTCCAATGCCCTGGAATTGACAAGTTCCAGGATTTTCTCCACTTCTTTACCGTAAGGATTATCGGAAACTTTTGGCTGAATGTCCAGCATAAAGCTTCTCAATCCCTGTAAGATTTCCGTTAATGCGGTCACACTTTCTCCGGCCGCTTTAAAATCTGCCATGCTGAAACCCTGATTAGAAAGGCGACTGCGGGGATCGGTATTGGCCAGGTATCTTTCTGCTTCTTCAAAACGGTTTCCCTGTAAAGGAAAAACAGCTTTATCGCCCTGAAAGTACCGCAGAGTGGCTACCCTTTCATTGATCAGTTTCTCATCCGAAAGCGGATTCCGAAACAAATCTTCCAGTAATGCAGCTCCACCTTGAGTATAGGTTTTATTAAAAATATGGTAGATCGAATCGCTTCCCGACTTGGAGAAGATATTCAGATCATCGATCGTTTGTTTATCAGTTATAAAGCTCATAATTATTTACGTTTTCTGCGAATCAGCAGCACCATTCCGAACAGGAGTATTGTGCCGGGAATCAGTCCATAATACAATATTTCTAAAGTGCCGACGCCAGTTTTGCTCAGCAGTAATTTATTATCTCTGGATTCTGGACGGGACATATCTATAGGGAATTCCCGGTGGACAAACCAGCTAAAAACACTGACACCAAAACTACCGTTCAGCACCTCTATATTACTCCTGGTCAATTCTTTATTGCTAAAGAAATCAGCATCACCGGCTACTATAATCCGCTGTTCCTTGTTCTTTAATTTCCTGGTCAGCATCAATGCTGTAGGAAAAGTGCCTCTTTGATCGCCATTTCTGGCATCAAACACCAAAGCTGCAGAATCCAGTACAAACTGTCCCTTTTTGATCCAGGCCGTCTTTTCATTGGTCATTAAAAGCGGATGAACGTTAAAAGCTCCGATATGCTGATCGCTTAACGCTGCTGCACCGGGCATCGCTATTTTGGCTTTTTCCTGGTAAGCTTTTTCTAAATCAGGTGCCATGGTGACTGCGGCGGCGGCTAGTGTTGGCGTAACCAATCCATAAGAAAAGTCTGTACTGCTCTGCACAAGCGTTCCTTCCAACATTTTTACGCCCATTGAGTCCAGTAAAGGATTCACTATGGATTGTTTCCCTGGCTCTCCAGCAATCAATAGGTTTCCACCATCTGCTATATATTGCTGTAGTTTGGCTTTTGCAGCCTGACTAAACTGAACTCTGGGATCACCGATTACC
It contains:
- a CDS encoding MutS-related protein is translated as MSFITDKQTIDDLNIFSKSGSDSIYHIFNKTYTQGGAALLEDLFRNPLSDEKLINERVATLRYFQGDKAVFPLQGNRFEEAERYLANTDPRSRLSNQGFSMADFKAAGESVTALTEILQGLRSFMLDIQPKVSDNPYGKEVEKILELVNSRALEIIFADHGKGKISSGKIVEYDNILRFQQRPLMEKILQHIYHLDVYISIARVAEERGYSFATALKRDANRLKLEGLGHPLLNKPVTNALEMTPDSNIVFLTGANMAGKSTFMKSLSIAMYLAHLGFPIAAKQMEFSVCDGMYTTINLPDNLAMGASHFYAEVLRVKKVAVELGAEKNLFVVFDELFRGTNVKDAYEGTIAIMEAFASKPHSLFVISTHIMEAGDVLQQKCSNMIFRYLPTRMENGKPVYTYTLTAGITDDRHGMIIINNEGVLELISDQKEAKKTPQNLTADQQTIEDLNLQGKFKQQSIYSFFNRLQTRGGEKVLEGMFAQPLNQPELINKRSALFAFFQQHRVIFPVIRSQVESMEDYLAGGAGAALPSVAWGIFTKKFQQTLFHSAELLQLQAGQSVTIEVLQAFQEFFTELKGKAGVGVYQQYLDTAINILQDSRLQAILMKGAEQPSLMQLIKNDHVIRHAMMNQMETLLKLIYELDVFTGVAAVAAENDFVYATALPADQMVLNMQAFRHPGLRNGIANNLHLTKDRNVLFLTGANMAGKSTFMKSMGIGVYLAHMGFPVAAKTMEFSVKDGLFSSINVSDNLDMGYSHFYAEVLRTKTVAKAVSESLDLYVLFDELFKGTNVKDAYDATLAVTKAFAANRNSFFVVSTHIIEVGEALGKQCDNLQFSFLPTVMKDGVPTYPYTLASGITTDRQGMIIIENEKIVDIIKGKHQAIQKSSL